The following proteins come from a genomic window of Populus nigra chromosome 6, ddPopNigr1.1, whole genome shotgun sequence:
- the LOC133696086 gene encoding uncharacterized protein LOC133696086 — translation MAFLLPNLSPSLLINSKSFKDREKPVLYQTPTLPSHYQTTTTTTSTTTKKPTNTNSSMPPPLQVKTPPGAQDKEQHQRDEFYVNLGLAVRTLREDLPFLFTEDLNYDIYRDDITFIDPLNTFTGIDNYKLIFWALRFHGKMLFREISLEVYRIWQPSENVILIRWNLKGVPRVPWEAKGEFQGTSRYKLDRNGKIYEHKVDNLAFNFPQQLKPAASVLDLVAACPASPNPTFLWGPADVYSSSWVEFYRAVRETLDRENSTNCFCKMATCS, via the exons ATGGCTTTTCTTTTACCAAACCTCTCCCCTTCTCTCCTTATCAATTCCAAATCCTTCAAAGATAGGGAGAAACCAGTCTTGTACCAAACCCCAACTTTACCCTCTCATTAtcaaaccaccaccaccacaacatcaacaacaactAAAAAACCCACCAATACTAACTCTTCCATGCCCCCTCCACTGCAGGTTAAGACTCCACCGGGTGCACAGGATAAGGAGCAGCACCAAAGAGATGAGTTTTATGTAAACCTTGGCCTAGCTGTGCGGACACTCCGTGAGGATTTGCCTTTTTTATTCACAGAAGACCTCAATTACGACATCTATAG ggATGATATCACATTTATAGACCCTCTGAATACTTTCACTGGAATTGACAACTATAAATTGATCTTTTGGGCATTGAGATTTCATGGTAAAATGTTGTTTAGAGAGATTTCACTCGAGGTTTATAGGATTTGGCAACCCTCAGAGAATGTGATATTGATTAGATGGAACTTAAAGGGTGTTCCTAGGGTCCCATGGGAGGCCAAGGGAGAGTTTCAGGGCACTTCAAGGTATAAATTGGATAGAAATGGAAAAATTTATGAACATAAAGTGGATAATCTGGCCTTCAATTTTCCTCAGCAGCTCAAACCTGCTGCTTCTGTATTGGATTTGGTGGCTGCTTGCCCTGCTAGTCCTAATCCAACGTTTTTGTGGGGACCTGCGGACGTCTACTCATCTTCATGGGTGGAATTCTATCGTGCAGTTAGAGAGACTTTGGACCGGGAGAACAGTACAAATTGCTTTTGCAAGATGGCTACCTGTTCATAG